The genomic region ATGCTTTCATCTGCGGGGTCGGTCATTCCTTCAAATCGGTAAATTCCGTCGATTACAAATTCTTCAGGCGATAACTCCATCGCATTCTGAGTACAGTATAGACACTCTCCATCCTCGCGGATTAAAAAATCTTCGGTATATCCGATCGCTTGTAAATCATTCACTGCTTCACTTAGGGTGTCGTAAGATCGTTTTTGTAAGGCCATGTTCGATTATAATTTGGTGTATCTCCTAAATATACCAAATATTAACCTATGGACATTAAAAACCGAAAACCATTGACCCCAAAATGACGTATTATTAGAAATAATTGGATTAAATGGTATCACATTTGTCTACCTTTAGTGCACACACAATTGATAAATGGAAATTACGCTATACATATTAGGGTCATTGATCCTCATTTTCTCTATTCTACCCCTTATTAGGCTGGACTTTTGGACTTTTCGGGTCTTCGAATATCCGCGAATTCAAAAGCTAGCATTGACTATACTTTGGTTATTGTTATTTTTCTTACTTGCCTTTCCTGCTATCCTCTGGCTCAACATTATGGCGGTCGCTGTTGCAATTACCGCGATTTGCTTATTATTCCAGATTCTACCATTTACGCCGTTATCCAAAAAACAAGTTTTGGGAACCAAGGAGGTCGATAAGGACAATAGCCTGGCGGTGATGATTTCGAATGTTTATGAAGACAACGACAATTATCAGGGATGCATCAAAGTAGTGAAAAGCAACAATGCTGACTTAGTTTTACTACTAGAAACCAACCATCAGTGGGCGAAGGAGACGGCGATATTGGATCAGGATTATCCGTATCAGATTAAAGTACCAATCGACAACACCTACGGGATGCTGATGTTTTCGAAATATCCGTTGAAGGACAGCAGTGTTGAGTATTTGGTAGAGAAGGAAATTCCCTCTATCCACACAAAAATTGAGTTACCTAGCGGTCAATTGGTGCAGGTGTATGCGGTGCACCCTACGCCGCCGGTTCCGAATGAAAACCCACGTT from Sphingobacterium sp. BN32 harbors:
- a CDS encoding phosphoribosylpyrophosphate synthetase, whose amino-acid sequence is MALQKRSYDTLSEAVNDLQAIGYTEDFLIREDGECLYCTQNAMELSPEEFVIDGIYRFEGMTDPADESILFAISSRDNLIRGLVINSFGADFSYRSSKLVEELYRRSREIR
- a CDS encoding endonuclease/exonuclease/phosphatase family protein; the protein is MEITLYILGSLILIFSILPLIRLDFWTFRVFEYPRIQKLALTILWLLLFFLLAFPAILWLNIMAVAVAITAICLLFQILPFTPLSKKQVLGTKEVDKDNSLAVMISNVYEDNDNYQGCIKVVKSNNADLVLLLETNHQWAKETAILDQDYPYQIKVPIDNTYGMLMFSKYPLKDSSVEYLVEKEIPSIHTKIELPSGQLVQVYAVHPTPPVPNENPRSTERDKELLLVAEKAKKCDLPVIVIGDLNDVAWSYTTDLFLKMSKLLDPRRGRGFFNTFHAKHPLMQFPLDHAFISAHFKLISLRKLDNFNSDHYPIFVHLQYAPQNEDEQEDNQLEATAEDKEVAQEKKTADTSD